AAAACCCCCCATTCGACTGCAAGACCTTCAGATAACGCCCAACAATATCGTCTTCCCTGAATATTTCCAGAGGGACAACATGGTGCCTCTGCGCACCATCGTAGATCGTGTTGCCGAAAGATCCATTACCGGCATTATTCAGCTTCGCGATTTGCGCCTGAAGCGCTTCGGGAGTGTACGACATATTCTATTCCCCCGTCGCTTGATTGAATATCGTAACCCTTAGATCCAAGCCGTTGCTTTCGAGTAGGGATGCAAAATCTTCTGAGACAAACAAGAAATTCTGCAAACCTTTAATCTGGAAAATCGGCTTGCTCGGTTTTGCTTTCAGAATGATCTTTCGGCCTGAGCCAGGCAGTCGCCCGAGGGAATCCTCTCCGGCCGCTCCGTCGAGGATATTGCGAACAAGCTCCCGTCCCCCGTCGTGCCACTGACCGACACTGGCCTGCCGGTCGAGCACGTCCTCCAGGGCCCAGAGGTTCATCCACCAGTAGCCCTCGATCCTCGAACCGCCACCGGCGTGGCCGGGCGTCATGTCGTTGATGGAAACGCGTGGGCGATCCTTCGACTTTTCTCGGTCGAGGTTCTCGATGAACGCGGGAAAGAACTCGACCTCGCCCGCTGCCGTCGACTCGATGAGAGTCTTAAATCGATCGGAGACGAACCAAGTATCGTTGGCCTCGATCAGATCCTCATACTTCGGCCGATCCCAGGACGAGACGATGAGGAGGGGCTGCTCGATCTCGAACGGAAGCGGCCCGTTGACTTGATGGCGCATTTTTGTAGCAGCCAGCTTCAGTCGGCTGTCCTGCGAGAACGGCAGGCAGGACATGCCGCCGCCGCCGCCCCTCAACTTCAACAGTTCCGCAGGACCTTTTTCGAAGTAAGCAGCCATCGTCCCTACCTTTCGCGTCCAGCTTCGGAGACCCGCCGCACCAGGGGCGACAGCAGGTATTCGATAATTCGTCTTTGTCCGGTCTTGATTTCGGCGGTCGCCGCCAGGCCCGGCTCAAGCAGCACCTTGCGTCCGTCGACGGCGATCCAGGTCTGGCTCAGCCTCACGCGCGCCGGATAGACCGGGCCCAGCTTCTCGTTCTCGACGGCGTCCGAGCCGATCTGTTCCAGCCGTCCCTCGACCACGCCGTAGCGAGTGAAGGGATAGGCCTCGAACTTGACCTCGACCTTCTGGCCGGCCCGCACGAAGCCGGCGTCGCGATTGAGCACCATCGCCTCGACGACCAGTTCCTCGCCCCGCGGCACCACCACCATCAGGGGATCGGCCGGTTTGACCACGCCGCCGATGGTGTTGACCTGCAGTTGCTGGACGACACCGTCATCGGAGGCTCGCAGCACCGTCTGGGACGACTTTTCGAGCGCCTTTTTCAGCTCCTCGGCGCGCAGGCGCCGCGTCGCCTCAGCCTCGGTCAGGGCGTCCAGCGCCTCGCGCGCGAACTCGCCCTCGAGCTTGGCGATCTGCTGGGCCACGCCGCTCTGGGCCGCCCCGGCCTTGGATTGCTCGCGATGGCGAATGACCAGGTCCTGACGCATGCCGATGACTTCGCGGCGCAATTCAGAGACCTTCATACGCGAGGCGTAACCCTTGGCGGCCAGGGCGTCCATGCCGCGCAACTGCTCTTCGGCCAGAGGGATCTGAGCCTGCAGCTTGGCGATTTCGGCGGCGACCATGCCGTCGTCGCCACTATGCTGCCGGGCCTCGTCCCGCAGGGCGGCCTTGGCCGCCTCGTGCTCGCGCACGCGCGCCGACACCAGGGCCTGCTGCAGTCGCGCCGTCCTGGGATCGGCGCCTTGAGGCGCGACGAAAACGGCCTTGTGGTCGAGCGCGTGCCCGACCAGGGCGCTGGCGCGCGCCACGTCGATCTCGGCGCTTCGCAAGGCCTGGCGGGCCTGTTCGACCTCGGCGCTGGTCACGGTCGGGCTGAGCTCGACCAGGGGCTGGCCCCTGCGCACGGCCTGGCCCTCGACGACGTGGACGGCGCGCACGACGCCGTAGTCCGCGGCTTGAACCAGCTTGATACGCCCCTTGGGGATCAACTTGCCTTCGGCCGAGGCGACCATGTCGACTTGGCCGATCACGGCCCAGGCCAGGGCGATGGACAGGAAGATGATCACCGCCCACAGGATGGCCCGGCCCAGGGGACTGGCGGGCGTTTCGAGGATCTCGAGGGCCGGCGGCAGGAATTCCGTGGCTTGGCGCTGCTCGCGCTCGACCGGCGTCTCGCGCTCGAGCTTAAGGGTCTCGGCGACGATGTCCGCGTGGCGCTTGAGGGTGTCGAGCATCACCATCTCACGACACCGGCTGGGCGACGGGCGCGCCCAGGTTCATCTGTTGGCGGTAGAGTTGGGCGTATCGGCCGCCTCGCGCCAGCAGCTCCTCGTGTTTGCCCATCTCGGTGATCGCGCCACGCTCGACGGTGATGATGCGATCGGCTTGGCGCACGGCCGAAAGCCGGTGGGCGATGATGATCACGGTGCGCCCCGCGCCCATGCGCTTGAGATTACGCTGCACGATGCCTTCGCTTTCGGCGTCGAGCGCGGAGGTCGCCTCGTCCAGGATCAGGATCTTGGGATTCAGCGCCAGGGCGCGGGCGATGGCGATCCTCTGGCGTTGTCCGCCCGAAAGATTGGCGCCGCGTTCTTCGATGCGGGTGTCGTAGGCCTCGGGCAGTTCCAGGATGAACTCATGGGCTCCCGCCATTTCCGCGGCTTCCACCACCCGCTCCATCGACATGGCCGGGTCGGCCAGGGCGATGTTTTCACGGACCGTGCGGTTGAACAGGATGTTCTCCTGCAGGACCACGCCAACCTGGCGTCGCAGCCAGGTGGGATCGACGACCGCCAGATCGACGCCATCGACCAGCACGCGCCCGCGTTCGGGCTGGTGGAGTCGCTGGATCAGCTTGGTAAGCGTCGACTTCCCCGAACCGGACGGCCCCACCACGCCCACCACCTCGCCGGGCGCGATGGTCAGGCTGAGGTCTCGTAGGATTTCAGGTCCGTCGGGTCGGTAGCGGAAAGTCACCCGATCGACTTCCACCCTCCCCTCGATCGAGGGCAGGCTGGCGCGCGAGGGCGAGGAGGCCGGCTCGGTCGGCGTGTTGAGGATGTCCCCCAGGCGTTGAACGGAGAGCTGAGCCTGCTGGAAATCCTGAGCCAGCTGGGCCAGGCGCAGCACCGGCCCGGCCACCTGCCCGGCAAGCATGTTGAACGCCACCAGCTCGCCCACGGTCAACTTGCCGTCGATGACCAGTTTGGCGCCGAAGAACAGCAACGCCACCGACCCGATCTTGTTGATCAACTGGATCGCCTGCGAGCCCCAGTTGGCGGTCATCGCGGCCTGGAAGCTGGACTGGATATAGCCGGCCAGTTGCTGGTCCCAGCGCGCCTGCATCTGCGGCTCGACGGCAAGGGCCTTGAGGGTCTCGACCCCCGTGACGGCTTCGACGAGAAACGCCTGATTTTCCGCGCCGCGGGCGAACTTCTCGTCCAAGCGTCGGCGCAGGATCGGCCCGACCAGCATCACCACCGCCGCATAGAGTGGCAAAGTGACCAGCACCACCAGGAGCAGCAGCGGACTGTAGATCCACATCACCGCCAGAAAAATGATCCCGAACAGCAGGTCCAGAACCACGGTCAGGGCCGAGGAGGTGAGGAACTCGCGGATCGAGTCGAGCTCCCGCACCCGGGCCACGGAGTCCCCCACGCGTCGGGCCTGGAAGTAGGACATTGGCAGACGCGTCAGGTGCGAGAAGAGCTTCGAGCCCAGTTCCGCATCGACCCGGCTGGTGGTGTGGCTGAACAGGTAGGTTCGAAGGCCGCCCATCACCACGTCGAAGATCGAGGCGACCAGGAGCCCGAAGGCCAGCACCTCCAACGTCGTCAGCCCTTTGTGGACCAGGACCTTGTCGACCACGACCTGGAAGAACAGCGGCGTGACCAGCGCCAGCAGCTGGATGAACAGCGAGGCGACCAGGACATCGCGCAGCATATGGCGGTACTTGACCAGAGCTGGAATGAACCAGGTCACGTCGAAGGCGCGCGTCGAGCCCGCAAGGCGCTCGCGGGTGGTCATCAAGACAAGCTCGCCGGCAAAGCCGCCGATGAAGTCGCTCAGCGCCACCACCTGGGGAGTTCCCTCCTCCGGTCGCATGATCAGCGCCGTTTCGGGGCCGGCCTGCAGCAGCAGCAGGAAACGGCCATCCTTCATTCGCGCAATCGCCGGCAAAGGATATTTGGCCAGCGAAGCGCGCACCGGCTGGCGACGCGCCTTGACGTCCAGCCGCTTGGCTAGCAGCAGCAGGTCGTCGGCGGTAAGCGCCCTCGCCTTGGCGCCAAGATCGTGCGCCAGCTGTTCGGGATCGGCGGGACGGTCCAGGAAGCTGAGCAGGGCCACGAAACAAGCCAGGGCCGTATCCATGGGCGCGGCTGGTTCGCCCGCCCCCTCACGCTGCCGCTCCCCGTCAAGCATATACGAACGCCCCAACACCCTAGGTTGCCAAAGGGCACGGCTTAACGAACGAGGCAATCACCCTTGAACCGACGGCTGGCTCTCTGTCGCATGACCGACATTTCGAATATTGTCTGATCTTTCAGATGTTTATCAATGACACCCTCTTGGCGATCGAAGACGCCGCGAGGCGTCGCCAAAAAACGCGCTTAAGTTTCAACGTGCTACAGACACGAAACAAAACCGCGCTCTCCGCGAGCGGAATGAGACATTTCCTGTGGATAAATCCGCCGGCTAGCGACCGCCCCGCCCAGCCTCCCAGGCCTGACCGACCTGAACGATGAACACGCTTCGCGCGTGCTGGTCACGCAGCTTCGCGAACGCGGCTTTCTGGTCTTCGGGCAGCGGAATCTGGCTGTAGCCAAGCCGGGTCAGACACGCGTCGTGAGCGTGAAAGAACCGTTGCATGTCATTCATGCCCTTCATGACGCCGGCCGCGGCCACGGCGGCCGCCGCCTCGGCGTCGCCTTGAGGCCTCGAAGCCAGATAACCGACCGGTGCGTCGCGCCGCTTCTCCGCCGCCTTGGCTTCGGCCAGGCACAACTTGGCGTCGAGATCCAGCTGCTCGGCCGTCAAGCCGGGCCGATAGACCACCGTGTCCGGCGCGCGCGCCGCGCAGAGCGCCAGGCCGGCCAGCGCCAGGAGCAGCCGGCTTCTTCGTGCACCGAGGATTTTCATCAGGACTCCGGGAATGAGGA
The window above is part of the Caulobacter soli genome. Proteins encoded here:
- a CDS encoding type I secretion system permease/ATPase, producing the protein MDTALACFVALLSFLDRPADPEQLAHDLGAKARALTADDLLLLAKRLDVKARRQPVRASLAKYPLPAIARMKDGRFLLLLQAGPETALIMRPEEGTPQVVALSDFIGGFAGELVLMTTRERLAGSTRAFDVTWFIPALVKYRHMLRDVLVASLFIQLLALVTPLFFQVVVDKVLVHKGLTTLEVLAFGLLVASIFDVVMGGLRTYLFSHTTSRVDAELGSKLFSHLTRLPMSYFQARRVGDSVARVRELDSIREFLTSSALTVVLDLLFGIIFLAVMWIYSPLLLLVVLVTLPLYAAVVMLVGPILRRRLDEKFARGAENQAFLVEAVTGVETLKALAVEPQMQARWDQQLAGYIQSSFQAAMTANWGSQAIQLINKIGSVALLFFGAKLVIDGKLTVGELVAFNMLAGQVAGPVLRLAQLAQDFQQAQLSVQRLGDILNTPTEPASSPSRASLPSIEGRVEVDRVTFRYRPDGPEILRDLSLTIAPGEVVGVVGPSGSGKSTLTKLIQRLHQPERGRVLVDGVDLAVVDPTWLRRQVGVVLQENILFNRTVRENIALADPAMSMERVVEAAEMAGAHEFILELPEAYDTRIEERGANLSGGQRQRIAIARALALNPKILILDEATSALDAESEGIVQRNLKRMGAGRTVIIIAHRLSAVRQADRIITVERGAITEMGKHEELLARGGRYAQLYRQQMNLGAPVAQPVS
- a CDS encoding imm11 family protein codes for the protein MAAYFEKGPAELLKLRGGGGGMSCLPFSQDSRLKLAATKMRHQVNGPLPFEIEQPLLIVSSWDRPKYEDLIEANDTWFVSDRFKTLIESTAAGEVEFFPAFIENLDREKSKDRPRVSINDMTPGHAGGGSRIEGYWWMNLWALEDVLDRQASVGQWHDGGRELVRNILDGAAGEDSLGRLPGSGRKIILKAKPSKPIFQIKGLQNFLFVSEDFASLLESNGLDLRVTIFNQATGE
- a CDS encoding HlyD family type I secretion periplasmic adaptor subunit, with amino-acid sequence MLDTLKRHADIVAETLKLERETPVEREQRQATEFLPPALEILETPASPLGRAILWAVIIFLSIALAWAVIGQVDMVASAEGKLIPKGRIKLVQAADYGVVRAVHVVEGQAVRRGQPLVELSPTVTSAEVEQARQALRSAEIDVARASALVGHALDHKAVFVAPQGADPRTARLQQALVSARVREHEAAKAALRDEARQHSGDDGMVAAEIAKLQAQIPLAEEQLRGMDALAAKGYASRMKVSELRREVIGMRQDLVIRHREQSKAGAAQSGVAQQIAKLEGEFAREALDALTEAEATRRLRAEELKKALEKSSQTVLRASDDGVVQQLQVNTIGGVVKPADPLMVVVPRGEELVVEAMVLNRDAGFVRAGQKVEVKFEAYPFTRYGVVEGRLEQIGSDAVENEKLGPVYPARVRLSQTWIAVDGRKVLLEPGLAATAEIKTGQRRIIEYLLSPLVRRVSEAGRER